In Dysidea avara chromosome 3, odDysAvar1.4, whole genome shotgun sequence, a single window of DNA contains:
- the LOC136251829 gene encoding heparan sulfate glucosamine 3-O-sulfotransferase 1-like isoform X2, whose amino-acid sequence MRIHKTLQQTNVRLLIIAVFMVILITRIVTEIKQQQTFIYTTMDSITQQAPRLTRIGKELDFDYNSCPPSSVMLNSTQLNTAPLHDNCPHVFIIGARKGGTTAMYQYLSHHPDFGGVRLKKGPASGETFYFSNYYGRKPWSEYVSEFPTDKMSGDSTVGNLLNCHVPQRLYSSCGRTAKVVVLLRDPLERFQSSFRLRVRSKRKGYNDQVHISDIVDQQIDRFYLHAVSSRDNVNMDDLSSHPNKLKCMHGEDRNMVYAGLYYVHLHNWLCNFPAENIIILNTEQFRDNSVKSLAEVMEFVDLQPLEDHKMQQVTSVLYNYGGRLEDELSFRKLSVSDRKKLMPIYEPFNKKLFQLLNWNTVKWNKISE is encoded by the coding sequence ATGAGGATAcataaaacattacaacaaACAAATGTCCGACTGCTGATTATTGCTGTTTTCATGGTGATTCTCATCACCAGGATAGTCACTGAAATCAAACAACAGCAAACCTTCATCTACACTACTATGGATTCTATAACACAGCAAGCTCCAAGACTTACTCGTATTGGAAAAGAATTAGACTTTGATTACAACAGCTGTCCTCCATCATCAGTGATGTTGAACTCTACACAGTTAAACACTGCTCCATTACATGACAATTGTCCACATGTGTTTATCATAGGAGCTCGTAAAGGAGGGACCACTGCAATGTATCAGTACTTGTCCCATCATCCTGATTTTGGTGGCGTCCGATTGAAAAAAGGACCTGCATCCGGAGAAACATTTTACTTTTCAAATTACTACGGTAGGAAACCTTGGAGTGAGTATGTGTCAGAGTTTCCTACTGATAAAATGAGTGGTGATTCAACTGTTGGCAACTTACTGAACTGTCATGTACCACAGAGACTATACAGTAGTTGTGGCAGGACAGCTAAGGTGGTTGTGCTACTCAGGGACCCTCTAGAGAGGTTCCAGTCCAGCTTCAGATTGAGAGTGCGTAGTAAAAGGAAAGGCTACAATGATCAGGTGCATATTTCAGACATCGTAGATCAACAAATTGATAGATTTTACTTACATGCAGTGTCCTCAAGAGATAATGTTAACATGGATGACCTTAGTAGTCATCCCAATAAGCTAAAATGTATGCATGGTGAGGATAGGAATATGGTTTATGCTGGATTATATTATGTACATCTTCACAATTGGTTGTGCAACTTTCCAGCTGAGAACATAATCATCTTAAACACAGAACAGTTTCGTGATAACTCAGTGAAGAGTTTGGCTGAAGTGATGGAGTTTGTTGACCTACAACCTCTTGAAGATCACAAAATGCAACAAGTGACATCAGTTCTATACAACTATGGAGGGAGACTGGAGGATGAGCTGTCATTTAGAAAGTTGTCTGTGTCTGACAGAAAGAAGCTAATGCCGATTTATGAACCCTTCAACAAGAAGTTATTTCAGTTACTGAATTGGAACACTGTGAAATGGAATAAAATATCAGAGTAG
- the LOC136251829 gene encoding heparan sulfate glucosamine 3-O-sulfotransferase 1-like isoform X1: MLCIKMRIHKTLQQTNVRLLIIAVFMVILITRIVTEIKQQQTFIYTTMDSITQQAPRLTRIGKELDFDYNSCPPSSVMLNSTQLNTAPLHDNCPHVFIIGARKGGTTAMYQYLSHHPDFGGVRLKKGPASGETFYFSNYYGRKPWSEYVSEFPTDKMSGDSTVGNLLNCHVPQRLYSSCGRTAKVVVLLRDPLERFQSSFRLRVRSKRKGYNDQVHISDIVDQQIDRFYLHAVSSRDNVNMDDLSSHPNKLKCMHGEDRNMVYAGLYYVHLHNWLCNFPAENIIILNTEQFRDNSVKSLAEVMEFVDLQPLEDHKMQQVTSVLYNYGGRLEDELSFRKLSVSDRKKLMPIYEPFNKKLFQLLNWNTVKWNKISE, encoded by the exons ATGCTCTGTATTAAg ATGAGGATAcataaaacattacaacaaACAAATGTCCGACTGCTGATTATTGCTGTTTTCATGGTGATTCTCATCACCAGGATAGTCACTGAAATCAAACAACAGCAAACCTTCATCTACACTACTATGGATTCTATAACACAGCAAGCTCCAAGACTTACTCGTATTGGAAAAGAATTAGACTTTGATTACAACAGCTGTCCTCCATCATCAGTGATGTTGAACTCTACACAGTTAAACACTGCTCCATTACATGACAATTGTCCACATGTGTTTATCATAGGAGCTCGTAAAGGAGGGACCACTGCAATGTATCAGTACTTGTCCCATCATCCTGATTTTGGTGGCGTCCGATTGAAAAAAGGACCTGCATCCGGAGAAACATTTTACTTTTCAAATTACTACGGTAGGAAACCTTGGAGTGAGTATGTGTCAGAGTTTCCTACTGATAAAATGAGTGGTGATTCAACTGTTGGCAACTTACTGAACTGTCATGTACCACAGAGACTATACAGTAGTTGTGGCAGGACAGCTAAGGTGGTTGTGCTACTCAGGGACCCTCTAGAGAGGTTCCAGTCCAGCTTCAGATTGAGAGTGCGTAGTAAAAGGAAAGGCTACAATGATCAGGTGCATATTTCAGACATCGTAGATCAACAAATTGATAGATTTTACTTACATGCAGTGTCCTCAAGAGATAATGTTAACATGGATGACCTTAGTAGTCATCCCAATAAGCTAAAATGTATGCATGGTGAGGATAGGAATATGGTTTATGCTGGATTATATTATGTACATCTTCACAATTGGTTGTGCAACTTTCCAGCTGAGAACATAATCATCTTAAACACAGAACAGTTTCGTGATAACTCAGTGAAGAGTTTGGCTGAAGTGATGGAGTTTGTTGACCTACAACCTCTTGAAGATCACAAAATGCAACAAGTGACATCAGTTCTATACAACTATGGAGGGAGACTGGAGGATGAGCTGTCATTTAGAAAGTTGTCTGTGTCTGACAGAAAGAAGCTAATGCCGATTTATGAACCCTTCAACAAGAAGTTATTTCAGTTACTGAATTGGAACACTGTGAAATGGAATAAAATATCAGAGTAG
- the LOC136248408 gene encoding fibrinogen-like protein A: MVTTLYIILISLFTTGIIAITHCDQQINEIKRSTEKRQYPCGLPPSDNCCSFKENHFDQSPPGVYKMNSWCSGRLSIVGMYCDTTTANGGWTVIQRRKDGSENFNRSWADYEKGFGDLNGEFWYGLKAMNCLTQTGQWELRVDFEFPNKTRSYLHYNLFRVGSASEEYPLTIGGFTGETPTDPFSSRHHLNGMKFSTYDNDNDKQRTGNCAMKVGNATGNGGWWYNNCWYINLNSQYNPTQYGLIGFEGNYYNPSWIEMKIRPLNCATQ, translated from the coding sequence ATGGTAACAACACTTTACATTATCCTCATCTCATTGTTCACCACTGGAATAATTGCTATTACACACTGTGACCAACAAATAAATGAAATTAAGAGAAGTACAGAAAAACGTCAATATCCTTGTGGTTTGCCACCTTCGGACAACTGCTGTAGTTTTAAGGAGAATCATTTTGACCAATCTCCACCTGGTGTATACAAAATGAACAGCTGGTGTAGTGGGAGACTGTCAATAGTTGGTATGTACTGTGACACTACAACAGCAAATGGAGGATGGACAGTGATACAGAGGAGGAAAGATGGATCTGAAAATTTTAACCGATCATGGGCTGACTATGAGAAAGGATTTGGAGACCTGAATGGTGAATTCTGGTATGGGCTTAAGGCCATGAACTGTCTTACACAAACTGGCCAATGGGAACTAAGAGTTGATTTTGAATTTCCCAACAAGACCAGATCCTACCTTCACTACAATCTGTTTAGAGTAGGAAGTGCTAGTGAAGAATACCCACTGACTATTGGTGGGTTTACTGGTGAAACTCCTACCGATCCATTCTCTTCACGTCATCATCTCAATGGAATGAAGTTCAGCACATATGATAATGACAATGATAAACAAAGGACAGGAAACTGTGCAATGAAAGTTGGAAATGCTACTGGTAATGGAGGATGGTGGTATAACAACTGTTGGTACATCAATCTCAACTCTCAGTACAATCCTACTCAATATGGATTAATTGGCTTTGAAGGCAATTACTATAACCCAAGTTGGATAGAAATGAAAATACGTCCTCTCAACTGTGCAACTCAGTGA